The following proteins come from a genomic window of Solwaraspora sp. WMMA2065:
- a CDS encoding ribbon-helix-helix protein, CopG family has protein sequence MSASRDPRTMSREELVAYFDQGGDISELLRDASRGPDLGPAPSPESVPMIVTGVRLSATAVRRLDELAGNDKGGRSGLIRQAIDEFLARHADEAA, from the coding sequence ATGAGTGCGAGCCGTGATCCGCGGACGATGAGCCGCGAAGAGCTGGTGGCGTATTTCGACCAGGGTGGCGACATCTCGGAGCTGCTACGCGACGCCTCCAGAGGCCCCGATCTTGGCCCTGCGCCGTCACCGGAGAGCGTACCCATGATCGTTACCGGAGTCCGCCTCTCCGCGACGGCCGTGCGGCGGCTGGACGAACTCGCCGGCAACGACAAGGGAGGCCGGTCGGGGCTCATTCGTCAGGCGATCGACGAGTTCCTCGCCCGACACGCCGACGAAGCGGCGTGA
- a CDS encoding gamma-aminobutyraldehyde dehydrogenase — MTDKQTVRNFVDGGYVDPVDGGYQDLVDPCTGEVFAQSPTSSPADVDRAMSAAATAFESWRDTTPAQRQLALLKLADAVEARAADLVDAEVRNTGKPRQLTADEELPPSVDQLRFFAGAARVLEGKSAGEYLAGHTSYVRREPIGVCAQVTPWNYPLMMAVWKIAPALAAGNTVVLKPSDTTPLSTLLLAEIAAEFLPPGVFNVVCGDRDTGRALVAHPTPEFVSITGSTRAGMEVAAAAAPDLKRTHLELGGKAPVVVFDDADVAAAAEAIAGAGYFNAGQDCTAATRVLAGPGVHDDFVAALAEQARSTKTGLPDEPDVAYGPLNNADQLGRVTGFVDRLPDHAQLHTGGARVGDRGYFYAPTVVAGVRQPDEIIQDEVFGPVITVQRFTDEDEAVRWANGVRYGLSASVWTRDHGRAMRMTRRLDFGCVWVNTHIPIVAEMPHGGFKHSGHGKDLSMYGLEDYTRLKHVMHAIED; from the coding sequence ATGACCGACAAGCAGACGGTGCGCAACTTTGTCGACGGCGGCTACGTCGACCCGGTCGACGGCGGCTACCAGGACCTGGTCGACCCGTGCACCGGTGAGGTGTTCGCCCAATCACCAACGTCCAGCCCCGCCGACGTCGACCGGGCCATGTCGGCCGCCGCCACCGCCTTCGAAAGCTGGCGGGACACCACCCCGGCGCAGCGGCAGCTGGCCCTGCTCAAGCTGGCCGACGCGGTCGAGGCCCGCGCCGCCGACCTGGTCGACGCCGAGGTCCGCAACACCGGCAAGCCACGCCAGCTGACCGCCGACGAGGAGCTGCCGCCCAGCGTCGACCAGCTCCGGTTCTTCGCCGGGGCGGCCCGGGTGCTGGAGGGCAAATCGGCCGGCGAGTACCTGGCCGGGCACACCTCCTACGTACGCCGGGAGCCGATCGGGGTCTGCGCGCAGGTGACGCCCTGGAACTACCCGCTGATGATGGCGGTCTGGAAGATCGCCCCGGCGCTGGCCGCCGGCAACACGGTGGTGCTCAAACCGTCCGACACCACCCCGCTGTCCACGCTGCTGCTGGCCGAGATCGCCGCCGAGTTCCTGCCGCCGGGCGTGTTCAACGTGGTCTGCGGCGACCGGGACACCGGCCGGGCGTTGGTCGCCCACCCGACCCCGGAGTTCGTGTCGATCACCGGTTCCACCCGGGCCGGCATGGAGGTGGCGGCCGCCGCCGCACCCGACCTCAAGCGCACCCACCTGGAACTGGGCGGCAAGGCCCCGGTGGTGGTCTTCGACGACGCCGACGTGGCGGCGGCTGCCGAGGCGATCGCCGGTGCCGGCTACTTCAACGCCGGGCAGGACTGCACCGCGGCGACCCGGGTGTTGGCCGGACCGGGCGTGCACGACGACTTCGTCGCCGCCCTGGCCGAGCAGGCCCGGTCGACGAAAACCGGACTACCGGACGAGCCGGACGTGGCGTACGGGCCGTTGAACAACGCCGACCAGTTGGGCCGGGTCACCGGCTTCGTCGACCGGCTACCGGACCACGCGCAGCTGCACACCGGCGGCGCGCGCGTCGGTGACCGGGGCTACTTCTACGCCCCGACGGTGGTCGCCGGGGTGCGCCAGCCGGACGAGATCATCCAGGACGAGGTGTTCGGGCCGGTGATCACCGTGCAGCGCTTCACCGACGAGGACGAGGCGGTCCGGTGGGCCAACGGCGTCAGGTACGGCCTGTCCGCCTCCGTGTGGACCCGCGACCACGGCCGGGCGATGCGGATGACCCGCCGGCTCGACTTCGGCTGCGTCTGGGTCAACACCCATATCCCGATCGTGGCGGAGATGCCGCACGGCGGCTTCAAGCACTCCGGCCACGGCAAGGACCTGTCCATGTACGGGCTGGAGGACTACACCCGGCTCAAGCACGTCATGCACGCGATCGAGGACTGA
- a CDS encoding ABC transporter permease: MTGPGAPTGAGIGARIGRWLVDRWVFGVGLLVLGYLLLPVAVVAGLSFNRPSSRLSYDFNEFTWDNWRQPCATSDMCDAVLRSVQIGFLTTAGATILGTLMAFALVRHRFRGRSAVNLLIFLPMATPELVMGSSLLTLFVAGAVPLGFWTVVTAHVMFCLSFVVVTVKARLAGMDTRLEEAAMDLYASEWQTFRLVTLPLVLPGIVAAALLAFSLSFDDFIVTNFNSGTTVTFPMYVWGAAQRGIPPQVNVVGTAMFAVALLLVVLGGALGRRRGQVSPRSRA; encoded by the coding sequence GTGACGGGCCCAGGTGCGCCAACCGGCGCGGGGATCGGTGCGCGGATCGGCCGGTGGCTGGTCGACCGCTGGGTGTTCGGCGTCGGCCTGCTGGTGCTCGGCTACCTGCTGCTGCCGGTCGCGGTGGTCGCCGGGTTGTCATTCAACCGGCCGTCCAGCCGGCTGTCCTACGACTTCAACGAGTTCACGTGGGACAACTGGCGGCAGCCGTGCGCGACCAGCGACATGTGCGACGCGGTGCTGCGCAGCGTACAGATCGGGTTCCTGACCACCGCCGGGGCCACGATCCTCGGCACCCTGATGGCGTTCGCGTTGGTCCGGCACCGGTTCCGTGGCCGGTCCGCGGTCAACCTGCTGATTTTCCTGCCGATGGCCACGCCGGAGCTGGTGATGGGCTCGTCGCTGCTGACCCTGTTCGTGGCCGGGGCGGTGCCGCTCGGCTTCTGGACCGTGGTGACCGCCCACGTGATGTTCTGCCTGAGCTTCGTGGTGGTCACCGTGAAGGCGCGGCTGGCCGGCATGGACACCCGTCTGGAGGAGGCGGCGATGGACCTGTACGCCTCCGAATGGCAGACGTTCCGCCTGGTCACCCTGCCGCTGGTGCTGCCCGGTATCGTGGCCGCCGCGCTGCTGGCCTTCTCGCTGTCGTTCGACGACTTCATCGTCACGAACTTCAACTCCGGCACCACCGTCACCTTCCCGATGTACGTCTGGGGTGCCGCCCAGCGTGGCATCCCGCCGCAGGTCAACGTGGTCGGTACGGCGATGTTCGCGGTCGCGCTGCTGCTGGTGGTGCTCGGCGGTGCCCTCGGGCGGCGGCGGGGCCAGGTCAGTCCTCGATCGCGTGCATGA
- a CDS encoding ABC transporter permease, giving the protein MSILAHVGGGAGKPPAPVPAARRRDRLLPYLLLLPGGAWLTLFFAVPAVQLAATSLYDPTGSLATGYAMTWSFGNYPDALSAYWTQFGRGFLFAGIATVIAVLLGYPLAYAIARRAGRWKNLMLICVVAPMFTSFLVRTLAWKTILSENGWLVGVLRDLHLLAPDGRLLFTPVAVVLGLTYNFLPFMVLPLYASLDRLDPRLLEAASDLYASPARAFWRVTLPLSAPGLVAGTLLTFIPASGDYINARLLGTPNEYMIGNVIDSAFLVRLDYPQAAALSFLLMAAILIIVSVYVRRAGTEEVL; this is encoded by the coding sequence ATGAGCATCCTGGCCCACGTCGGCGGGGGAGCGGGCAAGCCCCCCGCCCCGGTGCCGGCCGCCCGGCGGCGCGACCGGCTGCTGCCGTACCTGCTGCTGTTGCCGGGCGGGGCGTGGCTGACCCTGTTCTTCGCGGTGCCGGCGGTGCAGCTCGCCGCGACCAGCCTGTACGACCCGACCGGCTCGCTGGCCACCGGGTACGCGATGACCTGGTCGTTCGGCAACTACCCGGACGCGCTGTCGGCGTACTGGACGCAGTTCGGTCGCGGCTTCCTCTTCGCCGGCATCGCCACCGTGATCGCGGTGCTGCTCGGCTACCCGCTGGCGTACGCGATCGCCCGGCGGGCCGGCCGGTGGAAGAACCTGATGCTGATCTGCGTCGTCGCCCCGATGTTCACCAGTTTCCTGGTCCGCACCCTGGCCTGGAAGACGATTCTGTCGGAGAACGGCTGGCTGGTCGGCGTACTGCGGGATCTGCACCTGCTCGCGCCGGACGGCCGGCTGCTGTTCACCCCGGTCGCGGTGGTGCTCGGGTTGACGTACAACTTTCTGCCGTTCATGGTGCTGCCGCTGTACGCGAGCCTGGACCGGCTCGATCCCCGGCTGCTGGAGGCGGCCAGCGACCTGTACGCGAGCCCGGCGCGGGCCTTCTGGCGGGTCACCCTGCCGTTGTCGGCACCCGGCCTGGTCGCCGGCACCCTGCTGACCTTCATCCCGGCCTCCGGTGACTACATCAACGCCCGGCTGCTCGGCACCCCCAACGAGTACATGATCGGCAACGTGATCGACTCGGCGTTCCTGGTGCGGCTGGACTATCCGCAGGCGGCGGCGCTGTCCTTCCTGCTGATGGCGGCGATCCTGATCATCGTGTCGGTCTACGTCCGGCGCGCCGGCACCGAGGAGGTGCTGTGA
- a CDS encoding ABC transporter ATP-binding protein, translating into MATDPTGGGPRPADPPAGDLQLTDLTKRFGPFTAVDGLDLTIPQGAFFALLGASGCGKTTTLRMVAGLEQPTSGRLLLGGRDITRLRPYRRPVNTVFQSYALFPHLSVADNVAFGLRRRGIRDVRPQVDRMLALVQLDGFGPRRPQQLSGGQQQRVALARALINHPQVLLLDEPLGALDLKLRRQMQAELKRIQTEVGITFVHVTHDQEEAMTMADTVAVMNAGRIEQLGPPAQMYEFPATAFVANFLGQSNLLAGEATGRSGDDVLVTAYGSRFTVPAARSRSVDGPVHLGVRPEKLALTRDADGVPAGAQSVTGVVTELAYLGVSTQYQVRTGWGTELSVFSPNSGDGALLPVGADVVAYWQPAHAFLLAREPGTGDQTAPLLDDAVPAS; encoded by the coding sequence ATGGCGACCGACCCGACCGGCGGCGGCCCACGCCCAGCCGACCCACCCGCCGGTGACCTGCAGCTGACCGACCTGACCAAGCGGTTCGGCCCGTTCACCGCCGTGGACGGACTCGACCTGACGATCCCGCAGGGCGCGTTCTTCGCCCTGCTCGGCGCCTCCGGCTGCGGCAAGACCACCACGCTGCGGATGGTCGCCGGGCTGGAACAGCCCACCAGCGGCCGGCTGCTGCTCGGCGGGCGGGACATCACCCGGCTGCGGCCGTACCGGCGGCCGGTGAACACCGTCTTCCAGAGCTATGCGCTGTTTCCGCACCTCAGTGTGGCCGACAACGTCGCGTTCGGACTGCGGCGGCGTGGCATCCGCGACGTGCGCCCGCAGGTCGATCGGATGCTCGCCCTGGTGCAGCTCGACGGGTTCGGCCCGCGCCGACCGCAGCAGCTCTCCGGCGGGCAGCAGCAGCGGGTCGCCCTGGCCCGCGCGTTGATCAACCACCCGCAGGTGCTGCTGCTCGACGAACCACTCGGCGCGCTCGACCTCAAACTGCGCCGGCAGATGCAGGCCGAGCTGAAACGCATCCAGACCGAGGTCGGCATCACCTTCGTGCACGTCACCCACGACCAGGAGGAGGCCATGACGATGGCCGACACGGTCGCGGTGATGAACGCCGGCCGGATCGAGCAGCTCGGCCCACCCGCGCAGATGTACGAGTTTCCGGCGACCGCGTTCGTGGCGAACTTCCTCGGCCAGTCGAACCTGCTGGCCGGCGAGGCCACCGGCCGATCCGGCGACGACGTGCTGGTCACCGCGTACGGCTCGCGGTTCACCGTGCCCGCGGCCCGGTCCCGGTCCGTCGACGGTCCGGTCCATCTGGGGGTACGCCCGGAAAAGCTCGCCCTGACCCGGGACGCGGACGGCGTACCGGCCGGGGCGCAGTCGGTCACCGGCGTGGTCACCGAACTGGCGTACCTCGGGGTCAGCACCCAGTACCAGGTGCGCACCGGCTGGGGCACCGAGCTGAGCGTGTTCAGCCCGAACAGCGGGGACGGAGCTCTGCTGCCGGTCGGTGCCGACGTGGTCGCCTACTGGCAGCCGGCGCACGCCTTCCTGCTGGCCCGTGAGCCGGGCACCGGCGACCAGACCGCCCCGCTGCTCGACGACGCCGTACCCGCGTCATGA